The following are encoded together in the Syngnathus scovelli strain Florida chromosome 12, RoL_Ssco_1.2, whole genome shotgun sequence genome:
- the vwc2 gene encoding brorin isoform X1 yields the protein MLHSVAMTAEVLFVLWFLMNGAESNPLTTLPVSRERLEKVLTQAREDKVVPKQPEDNNTLGLNRTGTSRARSNLRSKGGKSQELWTDQDKFKQIDVGPTSDVTLSLEAIDEYAYPDYRGKGCMDESGFVFAIGEQFTPGPSTCPCLCTDEGPLCSKPDCPRVHPRCIKVDTSQCCPQCKEKKNYCEFRGKIYASLEEFKVSPCEKCRCEPSGEVLCSVSACPLTECVDPEYEPDQCCPICKSGPNCFADTTVIPAGREVKIDECTICYCTYEEGTWQIERQATCSKNECQRG from the exons ATGCTGCACTCTGTTGCCATGACAGCAGAGGTTCTCTTTGTTCTCTGGTTCCTGATGAATGGGGCTGAAAGTAATCCTCTAACGACTCTACCGGTTAGCCGTGAACGTCTGGAAAAGGTCTTGACCCAAGCTAGAGAGGACAAAGTGGTCCCCAAGCAACCCGAGGACAACAATACTTTGGGTCTAAACAGAACCGGCACGAGCCGTGCAAGATCTAACCTCAGATCGAAGGGTGGGAAGTCCCAAGAGCTGTGGACTGATCAAGATAAGTTCAAACAAATTGACGTGGGTCCCACAAGTGACGTCACCCTGTCCTTGGAAGCCATCGACGAGTACGCCTACCCGGACTACAGGGGTAAAGGCTGCATGGATGAGAGCGGTTTTGTATTCGCGATCGGTGAGCAATTCACCCCAGGCCCGTCCACGTGCCCTTGCCTTTGTACAGATGAAGGTCCTCTCTGCAGCAAGCCCGATTGTCCCAGGGTGCACCCTCGCTGCATTAAAGTGGACACAAGTCAATGCTGCCCGCAATGCAAGGAGAAAAAGAACTACTGCGAATTTCGGGGAAAGATCTACGCTTCGCTAGAGGAGTTTAAG GTGTCACCTTGCGAGAAATGCCGATGCGAGCCGAGCGGAGAGGTGCTGTGTTCTGTGTCGGCTTGCCCTCTGACGGAATGTGTGGACCCGGAATACGAGCCGGACCAATGCTGTCCCATCTGCAAGAGCG GACCCAACTGCTTCGCAGACACTACAGTGATACCGGCCGGACGAGAGGTAAAGATCGACGAGTGTACAATCTGCTACTGCACGTACGAAGAGGGCACCTGGCAGATTGAACGCCAGGCCACCTGCAGCAAGAACGAATGCCAGCGCGGTTAG
- the zgc:110045 gene encoding poly(rC)-binding protein 3, whose product MTEKEEMASDGSLNVTLTLRLLMHGKEVGSIIGKKGETVKKMREESGARINISEGSSPERIVTITGPTDGIFRAFSMIAQKFEEDITAAMTNSNVASNPPVTLRLVFPGSQCGSLIGKGGSKIKEIRETTGAQVQVAGDMLPDSTERAVTISGTPQAITQCVRHICSIMLESPPKGATIPYRPKAISAGAHAVLAQQHSAQAFALQGQYAFAHQDLTKLHQLAMQHIPLPSLGQSNPTFPGLDASAPTSSQELAIPNDFIGCIIGRQGSKINEIRQVSGAHIKIASATDGSAMRQVTITGSPASISVAQYLISASLEMAKYTMQAASAATSVDLNMSYAQSASNAANAAATSLAVLTAASPASTNINVHSPSTLQALQNSHYAVPISSLLGMKTLPVLAVHPAAASSLTQGLSPYTAKIANSSVKKSERQKFAPY is encoded by the exons ATGACTGAGAAGGAAGAAATGGCCTCAGATGGGAGCCTGAATGTCACACTGACACTGAGGCTATTGATGCATGGAAAG GAAGTTGGCAGTATAATTGGAAAG AAAGGGGAAACAGTGAAGAAAATGAGAGAGGAG AGTGGAGCTCGCATCAACATATCAGAGGGATCGTCTCCTGAGAGGATAGTAACCATCACAGGGCCCACAGATGGAATTTTCCGAGCTTTCTCCATGATTGCGCAAAAGTTTGAGGAG GATATAACAGCGGCAATGACAAACAGCAATGTGGCAAGCAATCCGCCTGTGACGCTTCGCTTGGTTTTCCCAGGGAGCCAGTGCGGCTCACTGATTGGAAAAGGAGGATCTAAGATCAAAGAGATCCGAGAG ACCACAGGGGCCCAGGTTCAGGTGGCAGGAGACATGCTGCCGGATTCTACCGAGAGGGCTGTCACAATCTCGGGTACTCCACAGGCCATCACTCAGTGTGTCCGACACATCTGCTCCATCATGCTGGAG TCTCCTCCAAAAGGAGCAACTATTCCCTACCGCCCAAAGGCCATATCTGCAGGAGCCCATGCAGTATTAGCACAACAGCACTCTGCACAA GCATTTGCACTTCAAGGACAATATGCTTTTGCTCATCAAGAT TTGACCAAGCTTCACCAGTTGGCTATGCAGCATATTCCCCTCCCTTCCCTTGGGCAGAGCAACCCTACCTTCCCTG GATTGGATGCATCTGCCCCCACAAGTTCACAGGAGCTGGCCATACCTAATGAT TTTATTGGCTGCATAATTGGAAGACAAGGCAGCAAGATCAATGAAATTCGCCAGGTCTCGGGAGCTCACATCAAAATTGCCAGTGCCACCGATGGCTCAGCTATGCGCCAAGTCACAATCACAGGCTCACCGGCAAGCATTAGCGTGGCCCAGTACCTCATCAGCGCCAG CTTAGAGATGGCTAAATACACCATGCAGGCTGCTTCCGCTGCGACCTCAGTTGACCTCAACATGAGCTACGCTCAGTCCGCTTCCAACGCCGCCAATGCTGCCGCTACCTCTCTAGCTGTTCTGACGGCCGCCAGCCCAGCCTCCACCAACATTAATGTCCACTCTCCCTCCACCTTACAGGCCCTCCAAAATTCCCACTATGCTGTCCCTATTTCCAGCCTGCTTGGCATGAAAACACTTCCCGTTCTGGCTGTTCACCCAGCAGCCGCTAGCAGCCTAACACAAGGTTTATCTCCTTACACTGCAAAAATAGCCAATTCGAGCGTCAAAAAATCCGAGCGGCAGAAGTTTGCTCCCTATTGA
- the vwc2 gene encoding brorin isoform X2 — MLHSVAMTAEVLFVLWFLMNGAESNPLTTLPVSRERLEKVLTQAREDKVVPKQPEDNNTLGLNRTGTSRARSNLRSKGGKSQELWTDQDKFKQIDVGPTSDVTLSLEAIDEYAYPDYRDEGPLCSKPDCPRVHPRCIKVDTSQCCPQCKEKKNYCEFRGKIYASLEEFKVSPCEKCRCEPSGEVLCSVSACPLTECVDPEYEPDQCCPICKSGPNCFADTTVIPAGREVKIDECTICYCTYEEGTWQIERQATCSKNECQRG, encoded by the exons ATGCTGCACTCTGTTGCCATGACAGCAGAGGTTCTCTTTGTTCTCTGGTTCCTGATGAATGGGGCTGAAAGTAATCCTCTAACGACTCTACCGGTTAGCCGTGAACGTCTGGAAAAGGTCTTGACCCAAGCTAGAGAGGACAAAGTGGTCCCCAAGCAACCCGAGGACAACAATACTTTGGGTCTAAACAGAACCGGCACGAGCCGTGCAAGATCTAACCTCAGATCGAAGGGTGGGAAGTCCCAAGAGCTGTGGACTGATCAAGATAAGTTCAAACAAATTGACGTGGGTCCCACAAGTGACGTCACCCTGTCCTTGGAAGCCATCGACGAGTACGCCTACCCGGACTACAGGG ATGAAGGTCCTCTCTGCAGCAAGCCCGATTGTCCCAGGGTGCACCCTCGCTGCATTAAAGTGGACACAAGTCAATGCTGCCCGCAATGCAAGGAGAAAAAGAACTACTGCGAATTTCGGGGAAAGATCTACGCTTCGCTAGAGGAGTTTAAG GTGTCACCTTGCGAGAAATGCCGATGCGAGCCGAGCGGAGAGGTGCTGTGTTCTGTGTCGGCTTGCCCTCTGACGGAATGTGTGGACCCGGAATACGAGCCGGACCAATGCTGTCCCATCTGCAAGAGCG GACCCAACTGCTTCGCAGACACTACAGTGATACCGGCCGGACGAGAGGTAAAGATCGACGAGTGTACAATCTGCTACTGCACGTACGAAGAGGGCACCTGGCAGATTGAACGCCAGGCCACCTGCAGCAAGAACGAATGCCAGCGCGGTTAG